In one window of Methanoculleus thermophilus DNA:
- a CDS encoding bis(5'-nucleosyl)-tetraphosphatase, whose protein sequence is MAKERSYGAVVFRRDTDIQYLLLQYGAGHWDLVKGHGERGETEEETVLRELKEETGITRARFIPGFREEIHYFFQRRGQTVYKEVVYYLIETPEEEVRLSDEHIAYQWLPYGEALRVITFGNSKRVVGEAHEFLTVHKSERER, encoded by the coding sequence ATGGCAAAAGAACGATCATACGGGGCGGTTGTCTTCCGGCGGGATACGGATATTCAGTATCTCCTCCTGCAGTACGGGGCGGGGCACTGGGACCTGGTGAAGGGGCACGGCGAGCGCGGCGAGACCGAAGAGGAGACTGTGCTCCGGGAGTTAAAGGAAGAGACCGGGATCACGAGGGCCAGGTTCATCCCCGGGTTCCGTGAAGAGATCCACTACTTCTTCCAGCGCCGGGGGCAAACAGTCTATAAAGAGGTCGTCTACTACCTCATCGAGACTCCTGAGGAGGAGGTGAGGCTCTCGGACGAGCATATCGCCTATCAGTGGCTCCCATACGGTGAGGCGCTGCGGGTGATCACCTTCGGGAACTCGAAACGGGTTGTCGGTGAGGCGCACGAATTTTTGACGGTGCATAAGAGCGAGAGAGAGCGGTGA
- a CDS encoding DUF1622 domain-containing protein: MVLEQFIEIAETILGGFGALFIVYGAVIAIIELLARETRLRKKSYRDIRWTFTTRILIGLEFFVAADVLKTILEPTFQDLIMLGGLVTIRTVVSYFLGKEVQDLPEDRKM, from the coding sequence ATGGTGCTTGAGCAGTTCATCGAGATCGCCGAGACGATCCTCGGGGGATTCGGTGCGCTCTTCATCGTCTACGGGGCGGTGATCGCGATCATCGAACTCCTGGCGCGGGAGACGCGCCTTCGCAAGAAGAGTTACCGCGATATCCGGTGGACGTTCACCACCCGCATCCTGATCGGCCTTGAGTTCTTCGTCGCCGCCGATGTCCTAAAGACGATCCTCGAGCCGACCTTCCAGGACCTGATCATGCTCGGAGGGCTTGTCACCATCAGGACCGTCGTGAGTTACTTCCTTGGAAAAGAGGTCCAGGATCTCCCGGAAGACCGGAAGATGTGA
- a CDS encoding ABC transporter ATP-binding protein: MILDVDGVAFTYRSIPVIRDVTFSLQSHQVLAILGPNGVGKTTLLKCMNAILKPKAGSVLVEGADLLTADRMEIARKVGYVPQRCEAGRMTVFDAVLLGRRPHIGWSVTERDIRIVEAAIRRLRLEDLSLRYIDEMSGGELQKVSIARALVQEPRVLLLDEPTSSLDLRNQLEILGIVRRVAADHNVAAVMTMHDLNMALRYADRFILLKDGIIHAAGGPEVVTPESIKAVYGVSVAVERYNGYRIVVPLAPENPDNV; this comes from the coding sequence ATGATCCTCGACGTCGACGGGGTGGCGTTCACCTACCGGAGCATTCCGGTCATCCGCGATGTCACGTTCAGCCTGCAATCCCACCAGGTCCTCGCGATCCTTGGCCCGAACGGTGTTGGAAAGACGACCCTCTTGAAGTGCATGAACGCCATCTTAAAGCCGAAGGCCGGATCCGTCCTCGTCGAGGGGGCGGATCTCCTCACGGCGGATCGGATGGAGATTGCACGGAAGGTCGGCTACGTTCCGCAACGGTGCGAGGCGGGCCGGATGACCGTCTTTGACGCCGTCCTCCTCGGTCGCCGGCCGCATATCGGGTGGAGCGTAACGGAGAGAGACATCCGGATCGTCGAGGCGGCGATCCGGAGGCTCCGTCTTGAGGACCTTTCGCTTCGCTACATCGACGAGATGAGCGGCGGGGAACTCCAGAAGGTGAGCATTGCACGGGCCCTCGTGCAGGAGCCGCGGGTCCTTCTCCTCGACGAACCCACAAGCAGCCTGGATCTTCGAAACCAGCTCGAGATCCTCGGGATCGTCCGGCGCGTCGCGGCGGACCACAATGTCGCCGCGGTGATGACGATGCACGACTTAAACATGGCGCTCCGCTACGCCGACCGGTTCATCCTCTTAAAAGACGGGATTATCCACGCCGCCGGCGGGCCCGAGGTCGTGACCCCGGAGAGCATCAAGGCGGTCTACGGCGTCTCGGTTGCGGTCGAGCGCTACAACGGGTATCGTATTGTCGTCCCCCTGGCGCCAGAGAACCCCGATAACGTATAA